TAAAAGATAATGGTGTCGAGAGTCAACTTGTTCTCAAAATCAGTGAAGGTCGACCCAACATCGAAGATATGATCAAAAATGGTGAAATAGCAATGGCCATCAACACTAGTGACAACAAAGCGAGCAAAAACGATGCAAAACGGATACGAGAACAGGTTTTAAGACACCAGATTCCATACTTTACTACCGTATCTGCTGCACTTGTGGCTGCAGAAGCGATACGATCTTTGAAAGAGCATGAACTGCAACCAAAAGCGTTGCAAGATTATTTGAATGAGTAATATCTTAGATCCAAAGAAAATCTATTTGGCTCAAACCGACACAACAGTCGGCTTCTTGAGTCAAGATGACTCCAAACTGGCAAATATCAAAAACCGACCTCCATCAAAACCCTTCTTGATAGCCGTTTCCTCTTTTTCAGTGTTGAAGTATTTTGTCAGAGTTCCTAACAAGTATAAAAAGAGAGTGAGACGATCGAAAAGGAGCACTTTTATCTATCCAAATGGTAAAGCATTGCGGGTTATCAAGAGTACAGAGCACTATAGATTTTTGAAAAAGTTTGGTTGGTTTTACTCAACGAGTGCCAATGAGAGTGGGAAAAGGTTTGAACGCCACTGGGCTGTTCAAAAAGCCGATATTGTGGTAGAAGATAGACGAGGTCTTTATGAAAGTAAGCCTTCAAAAATCTTTCGACTATCACAAAGAAAACTCAAAAAGATTCG
The Nitratiruptor sp. SB155-2 genome window above contains:
- a CDS encoding Sua5/YciO/YrdC/YwlC family protein, whose translation is MSNILDPKKIYLAQTDTTVGFLSQDDSKLANIKNRPPSKPFLIAVSSFSVLKYFVRVPNKYKKRVRRSKRSTFIYPNGKALRVIKSTEHYRFLKKFGWFYSTSANESGKRFERHWAVQKADIVVEDRRGLYESKPSKIFRLSQRKLKKIR